The genome window TGCTGGCGGCTCATCTGGCCCTTCTCCGGTCGTCGGCTGCACGGCGATTGTGCAACGCCGGACCGGCGATCGCCTGCAGGTGCCCCATGGGATCCGCCGGCCGGACGGCGCGGTCAGCTCGACCGCGCCTGCTCGAGCCACCCGTCGACGGTCGTGCGGTGGGCGTCGATCCAGTCAGCGGCGTCCTGCACGATGTCCGCCTCGGTGTAGCTGTCGCGTGCGGCATGCATCCGGGCGTTCTGCTCGCCGATGTCCTCGAGCGGGATCTCGACCAGCTCGAGCAGCGTGCGCGCCGAGGGGTTGGCGCGCAGGAAGTCGTCGTTGGCCACGACCCGGATGTCGTTGGCCGGCCAGCCCAGGTCACACGACCCCGCGCCAGTGGCGCACCCCTCCAGGCCCTCGACGGTCGTCGTGGCGTCGGTGCCGGGCGGTGCCGGCGATTCGAGCCACACCACGTCCTCGCCGGGCACGACCACGTCGACGGTCCAGTTCGGCGTCCACGTGTAGAACAGCACCGGCTGCCCGGCCTCGACCTTCGCGGCCACGTCCTCGATCAGGTCCGGGTACGCACCGACGACCTGCTCGACGTTCGCGCCCCAGTCGAGCTGCTCGATGTGCTCGGTGATCGCCCCGTTGCAGCCCCACCCCTCGTTGCAGCCGATCAGGTCGGCCCGGCCGTCGTCGTCGTCGTCGAACGTGGCCGCCACCTCGGGATCGGTGAGGTCACTCATGCTGGTGATGCCCAGCTCCTCGGCCGTCGCGGCGTCGACCAGGTAGCCCTGGAGCGCTCCGGCCTCGACCTCGTACCCGACGGGCGTGACCGGCTGCCGGTCCTGCTCGCCGGTGAACAGCTCACGCTCGAGGTAGATGTCGTGCAGCGGGAACCAGCCGTTCGCCCAGAGGTCGTACTGCCCGCGGGCCAGCGCGGGGTAGAAGACGTTGGCGTCGAGCGTCGCCTCGGCCGGGTCCGAGACCTCGTAGCCGAGCTCGGTCAGCAGCTGGCGGTAGATGGCGGCCTGCATGAAGCCGGTGTCCCACGTGGCGCGGGCCATCCTGACGGTCCGTGCCTCCTGCGGCTCGCCGCCGCCGGCCGCCGGCCCACCGCCGTCGCCGTCACCGCCGCCGACCTCCGCCGGTCCGCACGCGGCGAGCAGGAGCACCAGCACCGCGGTCGACGCGATCAGCCCGCCCCACCGGCCGGTCATCCGTCGCCCCCCGGCGGTGTCGAGCCACCGACGAGCGTCGGGTGCCGCCGGCGGAACAG of Euzebyales bacterium contains these proteins:
- the proX gene encoding glycine betaine/L-proline ABC transporter substrate-binding protein ProX, which encodes MTGRWGGLIASTAVLVLLLAACGPAEVGGGDGDGGGPAAGGGEPQEARTVRMARATWDTGFMQAAIYRQLLTELGYEVSDPAEATLDANVFYPALARGQYDLWANGWFPLHDIYLERELFTGEQDRQPVTPVGYEVEAGALQGYLVDAATAEELGITSMSDLTDPEVAATFDDDDDGRADLIGCNEGWGCNGAITEHIEQLDWGANVEQVVGAYPDLIEDVAAKVEAGQPVLFYTWTPNWTVDVVVPGEDVVWLESPAPPGTDATTTVEGLEGCATGAGSCDLGWPANDIRVVANDDFLRANPSARTLLELVEIPLEDIGEQNARMHAARDSYTEADIVQDAADWIDAHRTTVDGWLEQARSS